A window from Cryptomeria japonica chromosome 1, Sugi_1.0, whole genome shotgun sequence encodes these proteins:
- the LOC131043617 gene encoding L-type lectin-domain containing receptor kinase IX.1 isoform X2, whose product MFQAFCKLVFLSFLLLCIAAKIKGQDETSNITGYSCSDGPTSCDTYVFYKAQAPNYLNLRTIGDLFLVTPSSIATANDFPDDTSSLAEGQSLLIPIACTCMRNYSQANITFVIPPGGTFWKISTENFEHLTTYQAVEIANPTLVPENLTIGTPGIFPIRCQCPSRAQISEGIKMQITYVVQEADTLESISEKFDATLEDLKSANGALWIYFYIFRRKRAASIAGQMLEGMDLEKLLHHIPRRFKMDDLIVGTNNFSETQKLGEGGFGGVYKCNLVQTNEIVAVKRISEGSRQGIKEFISEVSIVSRLRHRNLVQLLGWCQERDQLLLVYEYMSNGSLDRHIFPKRGEEEERQVLQWSFRYKIASEIAIALLYLHEEWDECVVHRDIKSSNVLLDSNFSAKIGDFGLARMVTHDRLIQTTRAAGTLGYLAPECVASGKTSPQSDVYSFGAVALEIASGKRVIDVSLVDFDMRLVAWAWDLYGRGRLLEGADVRLNGEFKKEEMERLMVVGLWCSHPDAASRPKMKQVLKLLNFEVEAPGLPHAMPVPSYAYTTFTTKSSLPHSLPTTLSPR is encoded by the exons ATGTTTCAAGCCTTTTGCAAACTGGTATTCCTATCTTTTCTCCTCCTCTGTATTGCTGCCAAAATCAAAGGACAAGATGAAACAAGCAATATTACAGGCTATAGCTGCTCTGATGGCCCAACATCATGTGATACATATGTCTTTTATAAAGCCCAAGCTCCTAATTACCTAAATTTGAGGACTATCGGTGATTTGTTTCTTGTTACCCCGTCAAGTATAGCAACAGCCAATGATTTTCCTGATGATACCTCTTCTTTAGCTGAAGGGCAAAGTTTGCTTATTCCCATCGCATGTACATGCATGCGAAATTATTCCCAGGCCAACATAACGTTCGTTATACCGCCCGGTGGTACCTTTTGGAAGATTTCAACAGAGAACTTTGAGCATTTGACCACATATCAGGCTGTAGAAATTGCAAATCCTACTTTGGTACCAGAAAATCTCACTATTGGTACTCCGGGTATCTTTCCAATCAGGTGCCAGTGTCCCTCCAGAGCCCAAATTAGTGAAGGGATCAAGATGCAGATAACATATGTTGTGCAGGAAGCAGACACTCTGGAATCCATCAGTGAAAAATTTGATGCAACTCTCGAGGATTTGAAGTCTGCTAATG GTGCGCTGTGGATTTACTTCTACATTTTCAGAAGGAAGAGAGCTGCATCCATCGCTGGTCAAATGCTAGAAGGTATGGATCTTGAAAAGCTTCTACATCACATTCCACGACGGTTTAAAATGGATGATCTAATAGTCGGAACTAACAATTTCAGCGAAACTCAAAAGCTTGGGGAGGGAGGTTTCGGTGGAGTGTATAAATGTAATCTTGTTCAAACAAATGAGATTGTGGCTGTAAAGCGCATATCAGAAGGTTCAAGGCAAGGGATTAAAGAATTTATTTCAGAAGTGAGTATAGTTAGTCGTTTGAGACATAGGAATCTTGTTCAACTCCTGGGATGGTGCCAAGAGCGAGATCAGTTGCTTTTGGTCTATGAATATATGTCTAATGGAAGCCTAGATAGACATATTTTCCccaaaagaggagaagaagaagagcggCAAGTGCTGCAGTGGAGTTTTAGGTACAAAATAGCTAGTGAAATTGCGATTGCTCTATTGTATCTTCACGAAGAATGGGATGAATGCGTTGTGCATAGAGATATAAAATCCAGTAATGTTTTGTTGGATAGCAATTTCAGTGCAAAGATTGGGGATTTTGGCTTAGCGCGCATGGTGACACATGATCGTCTAATTCAGACCACCCGAGCTGCAGGAACATTGGGATATCTTGCCCCTGAATGTGTCGCATCAGGAAAAACTAGTCCTCAATCTGATGTTTACAGCTTTGGAGCAGTGGCTTTGGAAATAGCCTCTGGGAAAAGAGTAATAGATGTGAGCTTGGTAGATTTCGACATGCGGCTTGTAGCGTGGGCATGGGATCTGTATGGTCGAGGTAGACTATTGGAGGGTGCAGACGTGAGATTAAATGGAGAGTTTAAAAAAGAAGAAATGGAACGATTGATGGTAGTGGGGTTGTGGTGTTCTCATCCTGATGCTGCTAGTCGCCCCAAAATGAAGCAAGTGCTGAAGTTACTGAACTTTGAAGTTGAAGCACCTGGTCTTCCACATGCAATGCCTGTACCATCATATGCTTACACAACATTTACCACCAAGTCTTCACTTCCACACTCTCTTCCAACGACTTTGAGTCCACGATAG
- the LOC131043617 gene encoding L-type lectin-domain containing receptor kinase IX.2 isoform X1 has protein sequence MFQAFCKLVFLSFLLLCIAAKIKGQDETSNITGYSCSDGPTSCDTYVFYKAQAPNYLNLRTIGDLFLVTPSSIATANDFPDDTSSLAEGQSLLIPIACTCMRNYSQANITFVIPPGGTFWKISTENFEHLTTYQAVEIANPTLVPENLTIGTPGIFPIRCQCPSRAQISEGIKMQITYVVQEADTLESISEKFDATLEDLKSANGMSSNSIFPNITLLIPVFEKPTLVQSQSPALSPSPSPSSSTKLFVGVGSGIVACIAGALWIYFYIFRRKRAASIAGQMLEGMDLEKLLHHIPRRFKMDDLIVGTNNFSETQKLGEGGFGGVYKCNLVQTNEIVAVKRISEGSRQGIKEFISEVSIVSRLRHRNLVQLLGWCQERDQLLLVYEYMSNGSLDRHIFPKRGEEEERQVLQWSFRYKIASEIAIALLYLHEEWDECVVHRDIKSSNVLLDSNFSAKIGDFGLARMVTHDRLIQTTRAAGTLGYLAPECVASGKTSPQSDVYSFGAVALEIASGKRVIDVSLVDFDMRLVAWAWDLYGRGRLLEGADVRLNGEFKKEEMERLMVVGLWCSHPDAASRPKMKQVLKLLNFEVEAPGLPHAMPVPSYAYTTFTTKSSLPHSLPTTLSPR, from the coding sequence ATGTTTCAAGCCTTTTGCAAACTGGTATTCCTATCTTTTCTCCTCCTCTGTATTGCTGCCAAAATCAAAGGACAAGATGAAACAAGCAATATTACAGGCTATAGCTGCTCTGATGGCCCAACATCATGTGATACATATGTCTTTTATAAAGCCCAAGCTCCTAATTACCTAAATTTGAGGACTATCGGTGATTTGTTTCTTGTTACCCCGTCAAGTATAGCAACAGCCAATGATTTTCCTGATGATACCTCTTCTTTAGCTGAAGGGCAAAGTTTGCTTATTCCCATCGCATGTACATGCATGCGAAATTATTCCCAGGCCAACATAACGTTCGTTATACCGCCCGGTGGTACCTTTTGGAAGATTTCAACAGAGAACTTTGAGCATTTGACCACATATCAGGCTGTAGAAATTGCAAATCCTACTTTGGTACCAGAAAATCTCACTATTGGTACTCCGGGTATCTTTCCAATCAGGTGCCAGTGTCCCTCCAGAGCCCAAATTAGTGAAGGGATCAAGATGCAGATAACATATGTTGTGCAGGAAGCAGACACTCTGGAATCCATCAGTGAAAAATTTGATGCAACTCTCGAGGATTTGAAGTCTGCTAATGGTATGTCGTCAAACTCAATTTTTCCTAATATTACGCTCTTGATTCCTGTTTTCGAAAAGCCAACGTTAGTTCAATCTCAGTCCCCTGCACTATCACCGTCACCATCCCCGTCTTCAAGTACAAAACTATTTGTGGGTGTTGGATCTGGCATTGTGGCTTGTATCGCAGGTGCGCTGTGGATTTACTTCTACATTTTCAGAAGGAAGAGAGCTGCATCCATCGCTGGTCAAATGCTAGAAGGTATGGATCTTGAAAAGCTTCTACATCACATTCCACGACGGTTTAAAATGGATGATCTAATAGTCGGAACTAACAATTTCAGCGAAACTCAAAAGCTTGGGGAGGGAGGTTTCGGTGGAGTGTATAAATGTAATCTTGTTCAAACAAATGAGATTGTGGCTGTAAAGCGCATATCAGAAGGTTCAAGGCAAGGGATTAAAGAATTTATTTCAGAAGTGAGTATAGTTAGTCGTTTGAGACATAGGAATCTTGTTCAACTCCTGGGATGGTGCCAAGAGCGAGATCAGTTGCTTTTGGTCTATGAATATATGTCTAATGGAAGCCTAGATAGACATATTTTCCccaaaagaggagaagaagaagagcggCAAGTGCTGCAGTGGAGTTTTAGGTACAAAATAGCTAGTGAAATTGCGATTGCTCTATTGTATCTTCACGAAGAATGGGATGAATGCGTTGTGCATAGAGATATAAAATCCAGTAATGTTTTGTTGGATAGCAATTTCAGTGCAAAGATTGGGGATTTTGGCTTAGCGCGCATGGTGACACATGATCGTCTAATTCAGACCACCCGAGCTGCAGGAACATTGGGATATCTTGCCCCTGAATGTGTCGCATCAGGAAAAACTAGTCCTCAATCTGATGTTTACAGCTTTGGAGCAGTGGCTTTGGAAATAGCCTCTGGGAAAAGAGTAATAGATGTGAGCTTGGTAGATTTCGACATGCGGCTTGTAGCGTGGGCATGGGATCTGTATGGTCGAGGTAGACTATTGGAGGGTGCAGACGTGAGATTAAATGGAGAGTTTAAAAAAGAAGAAATGGAACGATTGATGGTAGTGGGGTTGTGGTGTTCTCATCCTGATGCTGCTAGTCGCCCCAAAATGAAGCAAGTGCTGAAGTTACTGAACTTTGAAGTTGAAGCACCTGGTCTTCCACATGCAATGCCTGTACCATCATATGCTTACACAACATTTACCACCAAGTCTTCACTTCCACACTCTCTTCCAACGACTTTGAGTCCACGATAG